From a region of the Falco peregrinus isolate bFalPer1 chromosome 5, bFalPer1.pri, whole genome shotgun sequence genome:
- the SLC6A20 gene encoding sodium- and chloride-dependent transporter XTRP3 isoform X2, producing the protein MLIAEGMPLLYLELAVGQRMRRGSIGAWKIISPYLCGVGVASVVVSFFLSMYYNVINAWAFWYLFHSFQDPLPWATCPLNSNRTGYEEECEKTSSTQYFWYRQTLNISPSLEASGSMQWEQALCLTLAWLVVYLCILRGTESTGKVVYVTASLPYCVLIIYLIRGLTLHGAVNGLIYMFTPKLEQLSNPKAWISAATQIFFSLGLGFGSLIAFASYNEPSNNCERHAVIVSLINSTTSIFASIVTFSIYGFKATFNYESCINKVILLLLNAFDLEEGSLTADNLSEMKDYLMATHPQEYAQLLPQLKNCSLEAELDTAVQGTGLAFIVYSEAIKNMEVPQLYSVLYFFMLLMLGIGSMLGNTAAILTPLTDSKVIATHFPKEVISGVVCFINCVIGLIFTMEAGNYWFDIFNDYAATLSLLLIVLVETIAVCYIYGIRRFEKDLHTMIGRKPNWYWKIMWAFASPLLIISLLIFYLTDYILTGTLQYQAWDATQGQLVTKDYPGYALAVIGLLVAASTMCIPLGALGTFIRKRLKRERVSTVA; encoded by the exons ATGCTGATCGCTGAGGGGATGCCGCTGCTCTACTTGGAGTTGGCCGTGGGGCAGCGCATGCGCCGGGGCAGCATCGGTGCCTGGAAAATAATAAGCCCCTACCTCTGTGGTGTTG GTGTTGCCAGCGTTGTCgtctccttcttcctctctaTGTACTACAATGTGATAAACGCCTGGGCCTTCTGGTACCTCTTCCACTCTTTCCAG gaccccctgccatgggccaCTTGCCCCCTGAACAGCAATCGCACTGGCTACGAGGAAGAGTGTGAGAAGACGTCGTCCACCCAGTACTTCTGGTACCGGCAGACCCTGAACATCTCTCCATCGCTGGAGGCCAGCGGGAGCATGCAGTGGGAGCAGGCGCTCTGCCTGACGCTGGCCTGGCTGGTGGTCTACCTCTGCATTCTCCGTGGCACCGAGTCCACCGGCAAG GTCGTCTACGTAACAGCCTCTTTGCCGTACTGTGTTCTCATCATATACCTCATCAGAGGATTAACGCTTCACGGAGCTGTGAACGGGCTCATCTACATGTTCACACCAAAG CTGGAGCAACTGTCGAACCCCAAGGCGTGGATCAGTGCTGCCACGCAGATCTTCTTCTCACTGGGCCTGGGTTTTGGCAGCCTCATTGCGTTTGCCAGCTACAACGAGCCCAGCAACAACTGCGAGAGGCACGCCGTCATCGTCTCACTGATCAACAGTACCACGTCCATATTTGCCAGCATTGTGACTTTCTCCATCTATGGCTTCAAGGCGACGTTTAACTACGAGAGCTGTATAAACAA GGtgattctgctgctgctgaacgCTTTTGACCTGGAGGAAGGCTCTTTAACAGCAGACAACCTCAGCGAGATGAAGGACTACCTCATGGCCACCCACCCCCAGGAATATGCCCAGCTATTGCCACAGCTTAAAAACTGCAGCTTGGAAGCTGAACTAGATACG GCCGTCCAGGGGACAGGACTGGCATTTATAGTCTACTCTGAAGCGATCAAAAACATGGAGGTGCCCCAGCTGTACTCCGTGCTCTACTTCTTCATGCTGCTGATGCTGGGCATCGGCAGCATGCTGGGCAACACCGCCGCTATCCTCACGCCGCTGACGGACAGCAAGGTCATTGCCACCCATTTCCCCAAGGAGGTGATCTCGG GTGTTGTGTGTTTCATTAACTGTGTGATTGGCCTGATCTTCACCATGGAGGCTGGAAATTACTGGTTTGACATATTCAACGACTATGCAGCCACCCTCTCGCTGCTGCTCATTGTGCTGGTAGAAACCATTGCTGTGTGTTACATCTACGGGATAAGAAG atttgagAAAGATCTTCACACCATGATTGGACGCAAGCCAAACTGGTACTGGAAAATTATGTGGGCTTTTGCTAGTCCTTTGCTAATTATAAGCCTACTCATATTTTACCTCACCGACTATATCCTCACAGGAACACTGCAATACCAAGCGTGGGATGCCACACAG GGGCAACTGGTGACGAAGGATTACCCAGGCTACGCCCTGGCGGTGATTGGGCTGCTGGTGGCGGCATCCACCATGTGCATACCCCTGGGGGCACTAGGAACTTTTATAAGGAAGAGACTGAAGAGGGAAAGGGTTTCAACCGTTGCATGA
- the SLC6A20 gene encoding sodium- and chloride-dependent transporter XTRP3 isoform X1, translated as MEKSRPLWDNPLQFVFACISYAVGLGNVWRFPYLCQMYGGGGFLIPYFIMLIAEGMPLLYLELAVGQRMRRGSIGAWKIISPYLCGVGVASVVVSFFLSMYYNVINAWAFWYLFHSFQDPLPWATCPLNSNRTGYEEECEKTSSTQYFWYRQTLNISPSLEASGSMQWEQALCLTLAWLVVYLCILRGTESTGKVVYVTASLPYCVLIIYLIRGLTLHGAVNGLIYMFTPKLEQLSNPKAWISAATQIFFSLGLGFGSLIAFASYNEPSNNCERHAVIVSLINSTTSIFASIVTFSIYGFKATFNYESCINKVILLLLNAFDLEEGSLTADNLSEMKDYLMATHPQEYAQLLPQLKNCSLEAELDTAVQGTGLAFIVYSEAIKNMEVPQLYSVLYFFMLLMLGIGSMLGNTAAILTPLTDSKVIATHFPKEVISGVVCFINCVIGLIFTMEAGNYWFDIFNDYAATLSLLLIVLVETIAVCYIYGIRRFEKDLHTMIGRKPNWYWKIMWAFASPLLIISLLIFYLTDYILTGTLQYQAWDATQGQLVTKDYPGYALAVIGLLVAASTMCIPLGALGTFIRKRLKRERVSTVA; from the exons ATGGAGAAATCCCGGCCACTATGGGACAATCCCCTGCAGTTTGTTTTCGCCTGCATTTCCTATGCCGTGGGGCTGGGAAATGTGTGGAGGTTTCCATACTTATGTCAGATGTATGGAGGAG GTGGCTTTTTGATCCCATATTTTATCATGCTGATCGCTGAGGGGATGCCGCTGCTCTACTTGGAGTTGGCCGTGGGGCAGCGCATGCGCCGGGGCAGCATCGGTGCCTGGAAAATAATAAGCCCCTACCTCTGTGGTGTTG GTGTTGCCAGCGTTGTCgtctccttcttcctctctaTGTACTACAATGTGATAAACGCCTGGGCCTTCTGGTACCTCTTCCACTCTTTCCAG gaccccctgccatgggccaCTTGCCCCCTGAACAGCAATCGCACTGGCTACGAGGAAGAGTGTGAGAAGACGTCGTCCACCCAGTACTTCTGGTACCGGCAGACCCTGAACATCTCTCCATCGCTGGAGGCCAGCGGGAGCATGCAGTGGGAGCAGGCGCTCTGCCTGACGCTGGCCTGGCTGGTGGTCTACCTCTGCATTCTCCGTGGCACCGAGTCCACCGGCAAG GTCGTCTACGTAACAGCCTCTTTGCCGTACTGTGTTCTCATCATATACCTCATCAGAGGATTAACGCTTCACGGAGCTGTGAACGGGCTCATCTACATGTTCACACCAAAG CTGGAGCAACTGTCGAACCCCAAGGCGTGGATCAGTGCTGCCACGCAGATCTTCTTCTCACTGGGCCTGGGTTTTGGCAGCCTCATTGCGTTTGCCAGCTACAACGAGCCCAGCAACAACTGCGAGAGGCACGCCGTCATCGTCTCACTGATCAACAGTACCACGTCCATATTTGCCAGCATTGTGACTTTCTCCATCTATGGCTTCAAGGCGACGTTTAACTACGAGAGCTGTATAAACAA GGtgattctgctgctgctgaacgCTTTTGACCTGGAGGAAGGCTCTTTAACAGCAGACAACCTCAGCGAGATGAAGGACTACCTCATGGCCACCCACCCCCAGGAATATGCCCAGCTATTGCCACAGCTTAAAAACTGCAGCTTGGAAGCTGAACTAGATACG GCCGTCCAGGGGACAGGACTGGCATTTATAGTCTACTCTGAAGCGATCAAAAACATGGAGGTGCCCCAGCTGTACTCCGTGCTCTACTTCTTCATGCTGCTGATGCTGGGCATCGGCAGCATGCTGGGCAACACCGCCGCTATCCTCACGCCGCTGACGGACAGCAAGGTCATTGCCACCCATTTCCCCAAGGAGGTGATCTCGG GTGTTGTGTGTTTCATTAACTGTGTGATTGGCCTGATCTTCACCATGGAGGCTGGAAATTACTGGTTTGACATATTCAACGACTATGCAGCCACCCTCTCGCTGCTGCTCATTGTGCTGGTAGAAACCATTGCTGTGTGTTACATCTACGGGATAAGAAG atttgagAAAGATCTTCACACCATGATTGGACGCAAGCCAAACTGGTACTGGAAAATTATGTGGGCTTTTGCTAGTCCTTTGCTAATTATAAGCCTACTCATATTTTACCTCACCGACTATATCCTCACAGGAACACTGCAATACCAAGCGTGGGATGCCACACAG GGGCAACTGGTGACGAAGGATTACCCAGGCTACGCCCTGGCGGTGATTGGGCTGCTGGTGGCGGCATCCACCATGTGCATACCCCTGGGGGCACTAGGAACTTTTATAAGGAAGAGACTGAAGAGGGAAAGGGTTTCAACCGTTGCATGA
- the LZTFL1 gene encoding leucine zipper transcription factor-like protein 1 isoform X2 codes for MAELGLNEHHQHEVINYMRFARFKRGLCLKTVDSCFQDLKDSRLVEETFTVDEVIDMLDGLQTVVHSEVESELINTTYTNVLLLRQLFSQAEKWYLKLQTDVSELENRELLEQVAEFEKSEFTSSNKKPSADLIKPKLAPLNEGGSELLNKTVACLQEENEKLKTRLKTIETQATAALDEKSKLEKSLKDLQMIQGDQKDIAELENKVAALKCQFEKTLNDSTANQKFLEENLVTTKHDLLKVQDQLSTAEKELEKKFQQTAAYRNMKEILTKKNEQIKDLRRKLSKYEPED; via the exons ATG gcagagctgggcctTAATGAGCACCACCAGCATGAAGTCATCAACTACATGCGCTTTGCTCGTTTCAAGCGTGGTCTGTGTCTCAAAACAGTGGACTCTTGTTTCCAGGACCTTAAGGACAGCAG ACTTGTTGAGGAGACCTTCACAGTTGATGAGGTGATAGACATGCTGGATGGACTGCAGACTGTTGTACACAGTGAAGTGGAGTCAGAGCTCATAAATACAACTTACACCAATGTTTTACTTCTGCGGCAGCTCTTTTCGCAGGCTGAGAAATGGTACCTTAAGTTACAGACAGACGTCTCTGAATTGGAGAATCG agaattGTTGGAACAGGTTGCTGAATTTGAGAAGTCAGAATTTACATCTTCAAACAAGAAG CCCAGTGCAGATCTCATTAAACCAAAACTGGCTCCATTAAATGAGGGTGGGTCAGAGCTGCTAAACAAG ACTGTTGCTTGCctccaagaagaaaatgaaaaattgaagaCCAGACTCAAGACCATAGAAACACAG GCTACAGCTGCACTAGATGAGAAGTCCAAGCTAGAGAAGTCACTGAAGGATTTACAGATGATCCAAGGAGATCAAAAG GATATCGCTGAACTGGAGAATAAAGTGGCAGCTTTGAAATGCCAGTTTGAGAAGACTTTGAATGACTCTACTGCAAACCAAAAATTCTTGGAAGAGAACTTGGTGACAACAAAACATGACTTACTTAAGGTTCAGGATCAATTGTCCACAGCTGAAAAG GAACTGGAGAAGAAATTCCAGCAAACAGCTGCCTATCGCAACATGAAAGAGATTCTCACTAAGAAGAATGAGCAGATAAAGGATCTACGTAGAAAGCTTTCCAA ATATGAGCCAGAGGACTAA
- the LZTFL1 gene encoding leucine zipper transcription factor-like protein 1 isoform X1: MAELGLNEHHQHEVINYMRFARFKRGLCLKTVDSCFQDLKDSRLVEETFTVDEVIDMLDGLQTVVHSEVESELINTTYTNVLLLRQLFSQAEKWYLKLQTDVSELENRELLEQVAEFEKSEFTSSNKKPSADLIKPKLAPLNEGGSELLNKTVACLQEENEKLKTRLKTIETQATAALDEKSKLEKSLKDLQMIQGDQKANANQDIAELENKVAALKCQFEKTLNDSTANQKFLEENLVTTKHDLLKVQDQLSTAEKELEKKFQQTAAYRNMKEILTKKNEQIKDLRRKLSKYEPED; this comes from the exons ATG gcagagctgggcctTAATGAGCACCACCAGCATGAAGTCATCAACTACATGCGCTTTGCTCGTTTCAAGCGTGGTCTGTGTCTCAAAACAGTGGACTCTTGTTTCCAGGACCTTAAGGACAGCAG ACTTGTTGAGGAGACCTTCACAGTTGATGAGGTGATAGACATGCTGGATGGACTGCAGACTGTTGTACACAGTGAAGTGGAGTCAGAGCTCATAAATACAACTTACACCAATGTTTTACTTCTGCGGCAGCTCTTTTCGCAGGCTGAGAAATGGTACCTTAAGTTACAGACAGACGTCTCTGAATTGGAGAATCG agaattGTTGGAACAGGTTGCTGAATTTGAGAAGTCAGAATTTACATCTTCAAACAAGAAG CCCAGTGCAGATCTCATTAAACCAAAACTGGCTCCATTAAATGAGGGTGGGTCAGAGCTGCTAAACAAG ACTGTTGCTTGCctccaagaagaaaatgaaaaattgaagaCCAGACTCAAGACCATAGAAACACAG GCTACAGCTGCACTAGATGAGAAGTCCAAGCTAGAGAAGTCACTGAAGGATTTACAGATGATCCAAGGAGATCAAAAG GCTAATGCAAACCAGGATATCGCTGAACTGGAGAATAAAGTGGCAGCTTTGAAATGCCAGTTTGAGAAGACTTTGAATGACTCTACTGCAAACCAAAAATTCTTGGAAGAGAACTTGGTGACAACAAAACATGACTTACTTAAGGTTCAGGATCAATTGTCCACAGCTGAAAAG GAACTGGAGAAGAAATTCCAGCAAACAGCTGCCTATCGCAACATGAAAGAGATTCTCACTAAGAAGAATGAGCAGATAAAGGATCTACGTAGAAAGCTTTCCAA ATATGAGCCAGAGGACTAA